The Carassius auratus strain Wakin chromosome 5, ASM336829v1, whole genome shotgun sequence genome includes a window with the following:
- the LOC113086105 gene encoding transcription factor COE2 isoform X2, with translation MFGSQDHPTRDITGLKVGSFEAEMDPVRSWARNIGVIDANTAAQSGVALSRAHFEKQPPSNLRKSNFFHFVLGLYDRTGQPVEVERTAFVDFVEQDKTGEKTNNGTHYKLQLLYSNGVRTEQDLYARLIDSVTKQPISYEGQNKNPEMCRVLLTHEVMCSRCCEKKSCGNRNETPSDPVIIDRFFLKFFLKCNQNCLKTAGNPRDMRRFQVVLSTTVGVDGPVLAVSDNMFVHNNSKHGRRSRRTDPNEPAETSMDYASPCIKAVSPSEGWTTGGAMVMVIGEHFFDGLQVVFGSMLVWSEFITPHAIRVQTPPRHIPGLVEVTLSYKSKQFCKGAPGRFIYTALNEPTIDYGFQRLQKLIPRHPGDPEKLAKEMLLKRAADVVESLYGNSSSNQDMLLKRAADIAEALYSVPRAHSQLQAMPSSPVHGSVMGLSSYPTQLGVSIGEPGQTSTHGYSRNPSSLSPRGYPSASTPQQSIYGSNGGMNVSYGAVPMSNLGVSGSPGFNSASPNSSPYAIMPSSPTVPGSSSSSSLLPFTSFPSSSKQKSAFAPVLRPQGSPSPVCQTSGGSSFRGLVVHPM, from the exons ATGTTCGGGAGTCAAGATCACCCGACTAGAGACATCACTGGGTTGAAAGTGGGGAGTTTTGAAGCAGAAATGGATCCTGTTCGTTCCTGGGCGCGGAATATCGGCGTGATTGACGCAAACACAGCGGCACAGAG TGGAGTGGCTTTATCCCGTGCTCACTTTGAGAAGCAGCCTCCCTCCAATCTCCGAAAGTCCAACTTCTTCCACTTTGTTCTGGGACTGTATGACCGTACCGGGCAGCCCGTGGAGGTGGAGAGGACAGCGTTTGTTGACTTCGTGGAGCAGGACAAG ACGGGGGAGAAGACCAATAATGGAACTCACTACAAACTCCAGCTCCTCTACAGTAATG GTGTTCGCACAGAACAAGACCTTTATGCTCGTCTCATTGATTCTGTCACTAAACAG CCCATATCATATGAAGGACAGAACAAGAATCCAGAAATGTGCCGTGTTCTGCTAACTCATGAAGTCATGTGCAG TCGCTGCTGTGAGAAAAAAAGCTGCGGCAATCGCAACGAGACGCCATCTGACCCCGTCATCATCGACAG ATTCTTCCTGAAGTTTTTCCTGAAGTGCAATCAGAACTGTCTGAAGACAGCAGGGAACCCCCGAGACATGAGACGGTTTCAG GTGGTTCTGTCCACTACAGTCGGTGTGGATGGTCCAGTCCTAGCCGTTTCTGACAACATGTTTGTGCACAACAACTCCAAACACGGACGCCGCTCTCGAAGAACGGATCCAAACGAGCCGGCGGAGACTAGCATGGACTATG CGTCTCCCTGTATCAAAGCCGTCAGCCCCAGTGAAGGCTGGACCACTGGAGGGGCGATGGTGATGGTGATCGGGGAACACTTCTTCGACGGTCTGCAGGTGGTGTTCGGGAGCATGCTAGTGTGGAGCGAG TTCATCACTCCTCATGCAATCCGAGTCCAGACTCCTCCTCGACACATCCCAGGCCTCGTAGAAGTTACACTGTCTTACAAATCCAAGCAGTTCTGTAAAGGAGCTCCGGGCCGCTTCATTTATACAG CGCTGAATGAGCCAACTATTGACTACGGCTTCCAGAGACTCCAGAAGCTGATCCCTCGACATCCCGGTGACCCCGAGAAACTGGCAAAG GAAATGCTGCTTAAAAGAGCTGCAGACGTTGTTGAATCCCtctatgggaacagctccagcaATCAG GACATGTTGCTGAAACGGGCTGCAGATATAGCGGAGGCTCTGTACAGCGTGCCTCGAGCTCACAGTCAGCTGCAGGCCATGCCGAGCTCCCCGGTCCACGGCAGCGTCATGGGTCTCAGCTCTTACCCCACACAGCTGGGTGTGAGCATCGGAGAACCGGGGCAGACCAGCACCCACG GTTACTCTCGTAACCCGAGCAGTTTGTCCCCGCGGGGCTACCCTTCAGCATCGACCCCTCAGCAGTCCATCTATGGATCCAATGGGGGCATGAATGTGAGTTACGGGGCAGTGCCCATGAGTAATCTGGGTGTTTCAGGGTCACCCGGCTTTAACAGCGCCTCCCCAAACAGCTCTCCTTATGCTA TCATGCCCTCTAGCCCCACTGTACCCGGCTCCAGTTCCTCGTCCTCCCTCTTGCCCTTCACATCGTTCCCATCCTCCAGCAAACAGAAGAGTGCCTTTGCTCCTGTCCTGAGACCTCAGGGTTCTCCATCACCCGTCTGCCAAACCTCAGGAGGCTCCAGCTTCAGAG GTCTCGTGGTTCACCCAATGTAG
- the LOC113086105 gene encoding transcription factor COE2 isoform X1 — protein sequence MFGSQDHPTRDITGLKVGSFEAEMDPVRSWARNIGVIDANTAAQSGVALSRAHFEKQPPSNLRKSNFFHFVLGLYDRTGQPVEVERTAFVDFVEQDKQTGEKTNNGTHYKLQLLYSNGVRTEQDLYARLIDSVTKQPISYEGQNKNPEMCRVLLTHEVMCSRCCEKKSCGNRNETPSDPVIIDRFFLKFFLKCNQNCLKTAGNPRDMRRFQVVLSTTVGVDGPVLAVSDNMFVHNNSKHGRRSRRTDPNEPAETSMDYASPCIKAVSPSEGWTTGGAMVMVIGEHFFDGLQVVFGSMLVWSEFITPHAIRVQTPPRHIPGLVEVTLSYKSKQFCKGAPGRFIYTALNEPTIDYGFQRLQKLIPRHPGDPEKLAKEMLLKRAADVVESLYGNSSSNQDMLLKRAADIAEALYSVPRAHSQLQAMPSSPVHGSVMGLSSYPTQLGVSIGEPGQTSTHGYSRNPSSLSPRGYPSASTPQQSIYGSNGGMNVSYGAVPMSNLGVSGSPGFNSASPNSSPYAIMPSSPTVPGSSSSSSLLPFTSFPSSSKQKSAFAPVLRPQGSPSPVCQTSGGSSFRGLVVHPM from the exons ATGTTCGGGAGTCAAGATCACCCGACTAGAGACATCACTGGGTTGAAAGTGGGGAGTTTTGAAGCAGAAATGGATCCTGTTCGTTCCTGGGCGCGGAATATCGGCGTGATTGACGCAAACACAGCGGCACAGAG TGGAGTGGCTTTATCCCGTGCTCACTTTGAGAAGCAGCCTCCCTCCAATCTCCGAAAGTCCAACTTCTTCCACTTTGTTCTGGGACTGTATGACCGTACCGGGCAGCCCGTGGAGGTGGAGAGGACAGCGTTTGTTGACTTCGTGGAGCAGGACAAG CAGACGGGGGAGAAGACCAATAATGGAACTCACTACAAACTCCAGCTCCTCTACAGTAATG GTGTTCGCACAGAACAAGACCTTTATGCTCGTCTCATTGATTCTGTCACTAAACAG CCCATATCATATGAAGGACAGAACAAGAATCCAGAAATGTGCCGTGTTCTGCTAACTCATGAAGTCATGTGCAG TCGCTGCTGTGAGAAAAAAAGCTGCGGCAATCGCAACGAGACGCCATCTGACCCCGTCATCATCGACAG ATTCTTCCTGAAGTTTTTCCTGAAGTGCAATCAGAACTGTCTGAAGACAGCAGGGAACCCCCGAGACATGAGACGGTTTCAG GTGGTTCTGTCCACTACAGTCGGTGTGGATGGTCCAGTCCTAGCCGTTTCTGACAACATGTTTGTGCACAACAACTCCAAACACGGACGCCGCTCTCGAAGAACGGATCCAAACGAGCCGGCGGAGACTAGCATGGACTATG CGTCTCCCTGTATCAAAGCCGTCAGCCCCAGTGAAGGCTGGACCACTGGAGGGGCGATGGTGATGGTGATCGGGGAACACTTCTTCGACGGTCTGCAGGTGGTGTTCGGGAGCATGCTAGTGTGGAGCGAG TTCATCACTCCTCATGCAATCCGAGTCCAGACTCCTCCTCGACACATCCCAGGCCTCGTAGAAGTTACACTGTCTTACAAATCCAAGCAGTTCTGTAAAGGAGCTCCGGGCCGCTTCATTTATACAG CGCTGAATGAGCCAACTATTGACTACGGCTTCCAGAGACTCCAGAAGCTGATCCCTCGACATCCCGGTGACCCCGAGAAACTGGCAAAG GAAATGCTGCTTAAAAGAGCTGCAGACGTTGTTGAATCCCtctatgggaacagctccagcaATCAG GACATGTTGCTGAAACGGGCTGCAGATATAGCGGAGGCTCTGTACAGCGTGCCTCGAGCTCACAGTCAGCTGCAGGCCATGCCGAGCTCCCCGGTCCACGGCAGCGTCATGGGTCTCAGCTCTTACCCCACACAGCTGGGTGTGAGCATCGGAGAACCGGGGCAGACCAGCACCCACG GTTACTCTCGTAACCCGAGCAGTTTGTCCCCGCGGGGCTACCCTTCAGCATCGACCCCTCAGCAGTCCATCTATGGATCCAATGGGGGCATGAATGTGAGTTACGGGGCAGTGCCCATGAGTAATCTGGGTGTTTCAGGGTCACCCGGCTTTAACAGCGCCTCCCCAAACAGCTCTCCTTATGCTA TCATGCCCTCTAGCCCCACTGTACCCGGCTCCAGTTCCTCGTCCTCCCTCTTGCCCTTCACATCGTTCCCATCCTCCAGCAAACAGAAGAGTGCCTTTGCTCCTGTCCTGAGACCTCAGGGTTCTCCATCACCCGTCTGCCAAACCTCAGGAGGCTCCAGCTTCAGAG GTCTCGTGGTTCACCCAATGTAG